A single Drosophila gunungcola strain Sukarami unplaced genomic scaffold, Dgunungcola_SK_2 000091F, whole genome shotgun sequence DNA region contains:
- the LOC128265065 gene encoding uncharacterized protein LOC128265065 yields the protein MFRAFLNPTMKRLTRRPVSDEEKAHLLTHDEDPDIQVFLSVTTVTPLYQREAARPQEQPKPQPQPQPEESQLQDQQDKDIEQDKDVEAELVLELEVEPEPELEPEALESGAQGDNEQSDNESGPVPSTPDHTSEVQTCPAGDDPAQLKALAGRQQIAKLLTRLGDGAEGDGEANQIVMELLGSRDENPTSAIERITEQLLGVLREQTLIEAGIASGNERYRCFKCVLQNYAKIYAARRFMEQLPQLGQNAEVQEEHEDLVLFARVVAEDVLQIPELLRQLWSSLEKMEFFNEDTAFTAYLEARRHPQARILCELMLTRISRVFLCIVSSTFFLEFTEHELTHILRNCYLSVNSEIEIFLSVLLWLEHNWFERGDCAERILAEVRFALMPTWYLSTLDRANRCRHFSRVIQISGVQRMISQGLDDAVILKSKPGSSGAAGGPCHLETRGEVQLERDWIADTECRHHHKRHCERFVYPTYDTFKEYLARIICCTPNYWRTFRPAQEVYRSDFRCCSSPHFN from the exons ATGTTCCGAGCATTCCTAAATCCGACAATGAAGAGGTTGACCCGACGGCCCGTTTCCGATGAGGAGAAGGCCCACTTGCTGACCCACGATGAAGACCCTGACATACAGGTCTTCCTGTCGGTGACCACCGTCACGCCGCTGTATCAAAGGGAGGCGGCGCGACCACAGGAACAGCCAAAGCCACaaccacagccacagccagaGGAATCTCAGCTGCAGGATCAACAGGACAAGGACATTGAGCAAGACAAGGACGTGGAGGCGGAACTGGTGCTGGAGCTGGAGGtggagccagagccagagctaGAGCCAGAGGCTCTCGAGAGCGGAGCCCAGGGCGACAACGAGCAGTCGGACAATGAGTCGGGGCCGGTCCCTTCGACACCTGACCACACCAGCGAGGTGCAAACCTGCCCAGCGGGCGATGATCCTGCCCAGCTGAAGGCGCTGGCCGGGCGTCAGCAGATCGCTAAGCTGCTCACCCGCCTGGGCGACGGCGCAGAGGGTGATGGGGAGGCCAACCAGATCGTGATGGAGCTGCTCGGCAGCCGGGACGAAAATCCCACCTCGGCCATTGAGCGCATCACCGAGCAGCTGCTGGGCGTGCTGCGGGAGCAGACTCTGATCGAGGCGGGCATCGCCAGCGGCAACGAGCGGTATCGCTGCTTCAAGTGCGTGCTGCAGAACTATGCCAAGATCTATGCGGCACGTCGCTTTATGGAGCAACTGccgcagctgggccagaacgCGGAGGTGCAGGAGGAGCACGAGGATTTGGTGCTGTTCGCACGCGTCGTGGCCGAAGATGTGCTGCAGATTCCGGAGCTGTTGCGCCAGCTCTGGTCGTCGCTGGAGAAGATGGAGTTCTTCAACGAGGACACCGCCTTCACGGCCTACCTGGAGGCCCGGCGCCATCCGCAGGCCCGCATCCTGTGCGAACTCATGCTCACCCGTATCTCTCGCGTCTTCCTTTGCATCGTGAGCTCCACATTCTTCCTGGAATTCACTGAGCACGAGCTCACACACATCCTGCGCAACTGCTACCTCAGCGTCAACTCGGAGATCGAG ATATTCCTCTCTGTGCTGCTCTGGCTCGAGCACAACTGGTTTGAGCGTGGCGACTGCGCCGAGCGCATCCTGGCCGAAGTGCGCTTCGCCCTGATGCCCACCTGGTACCTGAGCACTTTGGACAGAGCCAACCGCTGCCGCCACTTTTCGCGGGTGATCCAGATCTCCGGAGTGCAGCGCATGATTTCCCAGGGCCTGGA CGATGCCGTGATCCTCAAGAGTAAGCCCGGCTCCAGTGGTGCCGCTGGAGGACCCTGCCACCTGGAGACCCGGGGCGAGGTGCAACTGGAGCGCGACTGGATCGCAGACACCGAGTGCAGACACCACCACAAGCGCCACTGCGAGCGGTTCGTTTACCCAACCTACGACACGTTCAAGGAGTACCTGGCCAGGATCATCTGTTGCACGCCCAACTATTGGCGCACTTTCCGCCCCGCTCAGGAGGTGTACCGCAGCGACTTTCGCTGCTGCTCGTCGCCCCACTTTAACTAG
- the LOC128265071 gene encoding calcineurin B homologous protein 1 codes for MSWNSSDWNKISMGAVESRQLNPAELVDHQQATGLSAEQLYQLHTRFRSLDRHQRGYLTPTDLLRIPQLLLNPLHRQIVDGFFPSRGLAGARLEFDQFVETCAIILVPQFPCGYHSHSDSFIRRNGRVQKLRLLSQIFDTRRTGHITRDDFRHIMRRLIDPLWNQPDQQDPKCPEVEVELQLLEQQAFGLNDCDQISYAEFEQRLCSADIDGRLSIAKWLEDIDVDDEDDDDDDEDKGRMGLPAEVTGTHT; via the coding sequence ATGTCCTGGAACTCGAGCGACTGGAACAAAATCAGCATGGGAGCAGTCGAAAGTCGGCAGCTGAATCCCGCCGAACTGGTTGACCACCAGCAGGCCACGGGCCTGTCCGCCGAGCAGTTGTACCAGCTGCACACGCGGTTCCGCAGTCTGGACCGCCACCAGCGCGGCTACTTGACGCCCACCGACCTGCTGCGCATCCCGCAGCTCTTACTCAATCCGCTGCACCGCCAGATCGTCGATGGCTTCTTCCCCAGTCGCGGACTGGCCGGCGCTCGCCTCGAATTCGACCAGTTCGTGGAGACCTGCGCCATCATCCTGGTGCCGCAGTTTCCCTGCGGCTACCACTCCCACTCCGACTCGTTCATACGCCGCAACGGGCGCGTCCAGAAGCTGCGCCTCCTCTCCCAGATATTCGACACGCGACGCACCGGCCACATCACGCGCGACGACTTCCGCCACATCATGCGCCGTCTAATCGATCCGCTCTGGAATCAGCCGGATCAGCAGGACCCTAAGTGCCCCGAAGTGGAGGTCGAACTGCAGCTACTGGAACAACAGGCCTTCGGGCTCAACGACTGCGACCAGATTTCGTATGCAGAGTTTGAGCAGCGTCTTTGCAGCGCCGACATCGACGGTCGGCTGTCGATCGCTAAGTGGCTGGAGGACATCGACGTCGACGATgaggatgacgatgacgatgacgaggacAAGGGCAGGATGGGGCTGCCGGCGGAGGTCACAGGCACCCACACCTAG
- the LOC128265051 gene encoding leucine-rich PPR motif-containing protein, mitochondrial, protein MQRAGARLLQSVWLCRQRLVAQPPAILGLPRYAMPPPAAASTATAPLRPLSTSGMLNASDRRSRRYAAERPPLTISIEDVWTQLETHYQQYGLLNYEHCQRVLEHLQRSAQGVGVEQLHFLLGSCVPELLPAQSAQERLQLFQGLWAQLLQLGQPTLAHYHTRLQVLRQNRLPLPDHRSLLAEIAVYHGAPDAALYSALLDVAGSAGNMRLATELLAEMRERSFALTDRNFQALLLGHARNGDLAGAESVLASMRAAGIQPGSASQALWFEALVQSGQVARAKELLQTETDFSAPQLLQMLRGVLASSREVSPEQLLLVQQLVKELPREFLAGLDLPPAIRSLCIQLLHQGRSQVVSQLVAALPAPSQSQGNQNEDEYGALLLQEFFRAHVPLAQTLQFAAELVQRGQNPRARHLVVELALRRLPSSALHCLEALSAAGEELRPHYFWPLILHQQRREGESGLLRLLAEMQRLRVECDEETVRQYLLPHLGQSLTQPAEAMRALEAAGVRPSLALCPVVSHLLQQHQQLDAVLDLLRRYPTRLDLATLLQPLASLAVNVRATKRFPLFAQVVQALQQKALQRTEDFVGSLLLQMTGPQTRLRQDVVSLRRFLHELARLELQLSPAAAEALLSLARQATQASQDTDLVQDLAKTLAKMRNAQLALPPDAASLHGGFIKHPRDMSLDELECHLVELESKQLNPRGVLRRLLQLSVRSGRLERAQQLLAKCQALKVQTSAGMMASILDLHIKLRDLPRAQESLERLSSNYPAFQLDEHKVIDYAALLVHGQQLEAAQQLLQRRAEQHKVVGGDYVIKNVWQLLTNVAQLAASQTPKDAAPDAAPDAPPDAPPEGSKQPPSKNLTHEMLDFLRGLGYCQSHNALLGPVVREWLLRGDLDAAVGEFQRLAHNHKHTPLQFELLSLLVRLGNGDEQELARFPGTTAESAQQHLAAVTATVSRVHGAANMNSALLLALAESGKETQLRRLIINPEFRLNHELLVKNCEHLGQEGAVRTLLRLARGVRGVQRTIDEQKIYDLLLAQFCRRNDCEAALDLFERLEADDELKVSQEFLRNLVQLLQVNRMEIPSGIALRAQIR, encoded by the exons ATGCAGCGAGCCGGAGCCCGACTGTTGCAGAGTGTGTGGCTGTGCCGCCAGCGCCTGGTCGCCCAGCCACCGGCCATCCTCGGATTGCCTCGTTATGCAATGCCGCCGCCAGCAGCCGCTTCCACTGCCACTGCACCACTGCGGCCCCTAAGCACGAGCGGCATGCTCAACGCGTCGGACCGGAGGAGCCGGCGCTACGCCGCCGAAAGACCGCCACTCACCATCAGCATCGAGGATGTGTGGACGCAGCTGGAGACGCACTACCAGCAATACGGCCTGCTCAACTACGAGCACTGCCAGCGCGTGCTGGAGCACCTGCAGCGCTCCGCCCAGGGAGTGGGCGTGGAGCAACTGCACTTCCTGCTGGGCTCGTGTGTGCCCGAGCTGCTGCCCGCCCAGAGTGCGCAGGAGCGGCTGCAGCTCTTCCAGGGCCTCTGGGCCCAACTCCTCCAGCTGGGTCAGCCCACGCTGGCCCACTACCACACCAGGCTGCAGGTGCTGCGCCAGAACCGCCTGCCCCTGCCGGATCACCGCTCGCTGCTGGCCGAGATTGCCGTCTACCACGGCGCCCCCGACGCAGCCCTCTACAGTGCCCTGCTGGACGTGGCCGGTTCGGCGGGCAACATGCGCCTGGCCACCGAGCTGCTGGCCGAGATGCGCGAGCGCAGCTTTGCCCTCACGGACCGCAACTTCCAGGCCCTGCTGCTGGGCCATGCCCGCAACGGGGATCTGGCCGGGGCCGAGTCCGTGCTGGCCAGCATGCGGGCGGCGGGCATACAGCCCGGCAGCGCCAGCCAGGCGCTCTGGTTCGAGGCCCTGGTGCAGAGCGGCCAGGTGGCCCGGGCCAAGGAGCTGCTGCAGACGGAGACGGACTTCTCGGCCCCCCAGCTGCTCCAGATGCTGCGCGGCGTGCTGGCCAGCAGCAGGGAAGTGAGCCCGGAGCAGCTGCTCCTGGTGCAGCAGCTGGTCAAGGAGCTGCCGCGGGAGTTTCTAGCCGGCCTCGACCTGCCGCCCGCCATCAGGAGTCTGTGCATCCAGCTGCTGCACCAGGGACGCAGCCAAGTGGTCAGCCAGCTGGTGGCTGCCCTGCCCGCTCCCAGCCAGAGCCAGGGCAACCAGAACGAGGACGAGTACGGGGCCTTGCTGCTGCAGGAGTTCTTCCGCGCCCACGTCCCGCTGGCGCAGACACTCCAGTTCGCCGCCGAACTCGTGCAGCGGGGCCAGAATCCGCGTGCCCGGCACCTGGTGGTGGAGCTGGCCCTGCGCCGGCTGCCCTCGTCCGCGCTGCACTGCCTGGAGGCGCTGTCCGCCGCCGGCGAAGAGCTGCGTCCGCACTACTTCTGGCCCCTCATCCTGCACCAGCAGCGGCGCGAGGGCGAGAGCGGACTGCTGCGCCTGCTGGCCGAGATGCAGCGCCTGCGCGTCGAGTGCGACGAGGAGACGGTGCGCCAGTACCTGCTGCCCCACCTCGGCCAGTCGCTGACGCAGCCGGCGGAGGCCATGCGAGCGCTGGAGGCGGCGGGGGTGCGGCCCTCGCTGGCCCTGTGTCCCGTGGTGAGCCacctgctgcagcagcaccagcagctgGACGCGGTCCTGGACCTGCTCAGGCGGTATCCCACGCGCCTGGACCTCGCCACCCTGCTCCAGCCACTGGCCTCGCTGGCGGTGAATGTGCGCGCCACCAAGCGCTTCCCGCTCTTCGCCCAGGTCGTCCAGGCGCTGCAGCAGAAGGCGCTGCAGCGGACCGAGGACTTCGTGGgctcgctgctgctgcagatgaCCGGACCACAGACGCGCCTGCGCCAGGATGTCGTCTCGCTGCGCCGCTTCCTGCACGAGCTGGCCCGcctggagctgcagctgtCGCCGGCGGCCGCCGAGGCCCTGCTCTCGCTGGCCCGCCAGGCCACCCAGGCCAGCCAGGACACCGACCTGGTCCAGGACCTGGCCAAGACGCTGGCCAAGATGCGCAACGCCCAGCTGGCCCTGCCCCCGGATGCGGCCTCGCTGCACGGCGGATTCATCAAGCACCCGCGCGACATGAGCCTGGACGAGCTGGAGTGCCACCTGGTGGAGCTGGAGTCCAAGCAGCTGAATCCGCGCGGCGTGCTGCGCCGCCTGCTGCAGCTCTCGGTGCGCAGCGGCCGTCTGGAGCGCGCCCAGCAGCTGTTGGCCAAGTGCCAGGCCCTGAAGGTGCAGACGAGCGCCGGCATGATGGCCTCCATCCTGGATCTGCACATCAAGCTGCGTGACCTGCCTCGCGCCCAGGAGAGCTTGGAGCGGCTGAGCAGCAACTATCCAG CCTTCCAGCTGGACGAGCACAAGGTCATCGACTACGCCGCCCTCTTGGTGCACGGCCAGCAGCTGGAGGCCGcccagcagctgctgcagcgcCGTGCGGAGCAGCACAAGGTCGTGGGCGGCGACTATGTGATCAAGAACGTGTGGCAGCTGCTGACCAATGTGGCCCAGCTGGCCGCCTCACAGACTCCCAAAGATGCTGCCCCAGATGCTGCTCCAGATGCTCCTCCAGATGCTCCTCCAGAGGGCTCCAAGCAGCCGCCCTCCAAGAACCTGACCCACGAGATGCTGGACTTCCTGCGCGGACTGGGCTACTGCCAGTCGCACAACGCCCTCCTGGGACCCGTGGTGCGGGAGTGGCTGCTGAGGGGCGACCTGGACGCGGCCGTGGGCGAGTTCCAGCGCCTGGCCCACAACCACAAGCACACGCCGCTGCAGTTCGAGCTGCTGTCGCTGCTGGTGCGCCTGGGCAACGGCGATGAGCAGGAGCTGGCCCGCTTTCCCGGCACCACGGCCGAGTCGGCCCAGCAGCACCTGGCCGCGGTCACGGCGACGGTGAGCCGCGTCCATGGGGCGGCCAACATGAACAGCGCCCTGCTGCTCGCACTGGCCGAGTCGGGGAAGGAGACGCAGCTGCGCCGGCTGATCATCAACCCGGAGTTCCGGCTCAACCACGAGCTGCTGGTGAAGAACTGCGAGCACCTGGGCCAGGAGGGCGCCGTGCGGACGCTGCTGCGGTTGGCGCGCGGTGTGCGGGGCGTGCAGCGGACCATCGACGAGCAGAAGATCTACGACCTGCTGCTGGCCCAGTTCTGCCGCCGCAACGACTGCGAGGCGGCGCTGGATCTCTTCGAGCGGCTGGAGGCCGACGACGAGCTGAAGGTGTCGCAGGAGTTCCTGCGCAATCTCGTCCAGCTGCTGCAGGTCAACCGGATGGAGATCCCCAGCGGCATCGCCCTACGCGCCCAGATTAGATAG